From a single Miscanthus floridulus cultivar M001 chromosome 8, ASM1932011v1, whole genome shotgun sequence genomic region:
- the LOC136475599 gene encoding metal transporter NRAT1-like, with the protein MEQAGEMGEIGREARHEGGKDEEFRVQPKWRKFLAHVGPGALVAIGFLDPSNLETDMQAGADFKYQLLWVILVGMVFALLIQTLAANLGVKTGKHLAELCREEYPRFVNICLWIIAELSVISDDIPEVLGTAFAFNILLKIPVWAGVILTVFSTLLLLGVQRFGARKLEFIIAAFMFTMAACFFGELSYLRPSAGEVVKGMFVPRLQGKGAAANAIALFGAIITPYNLFLHSALVLSRKTPRSVKSIRAACRYFLIECSLAFVVAFLINVAVVVVAGSICSAGNLSPDEANTCSDLTLQSTPLLLRNVLGRSSSVVYAVALLASGQSTTISCTFAGQVIMQGFLDMRMKNWVRNLITRVIAIAPSLIVSVVSGPSGAGKLIIFSSMVLSFELPFALIPLLKFCNSSKKVGPLKESIYTVVIAWMLSFALIVVNTYFLVWTYVDWLVHNHLPKYANALVSIVVFALMAAYLVFVVYLTFRRDAVATYVPVSERAQAQAEDGTGVQAVAAAADADQPAPFRKDLADASM; encoded by the exons ATGGAGCAGGCTGGTGAGATGGGGGAGATTGGACGAGAAGCTCGCCATGAAGGTGGAAAAGACGAGGAATTTCGGGTTCAG CCAAAATGGAGGAAGTTCTTGGCCCATGTTGGACCTGGAGCTCTTGTGGCCATTGGCTTCCTGGATCCTAGCAACT TGGAAACTGACATGCAAGCTGGGGCCGACTTCAAGTACCAG CTTCTCTGGGTGATTTTAGTTGGAATGGTCTTTGCACTTTTGATCCAAACACTAGCTGCCAACCTTGGAGTGAAGACAG GGAAGCATCTTGCTGAACTCTGCAGGGAAGAGTACCCGCGTTTCGTCAACATTTGCTTGTGGATCATCGCGGAGCTGTCAGTGATATCTGATGACATCCCTGAAG TGCTGGGCACAGCCTTTGCATTCAACATACTGCTCAAGATCCCAGTGTGGGCTGGAGTCATCCTCACGGTGTTCAGCACGCTCTTGCTTCttggagtgcagagatttggg GCCCGCAAACTGGAGTTCATCATAGCGGCTTTCATGTTCACCATGGCGGCCTGCTTCTTCGGGGAGCTGAGCTACCTGAGGCCGTCCGCGGGAGAGGTTGTCAAGGGCATGTTCGTCCCCAGGCTCCAAGGGAAAGGCGCCGCGGCCAACGCGATCGCGCTCTTCGGCGCCATCATCACGCC GTACAACTTGTTCCTGCACTCGGCTCTTGTGCTCTCGAGAAAGACCCCACGATCAGTGAAAAGCATCAGG GCTGCCTGCAGGTACTTCCTCATCGAGTGCAGCCTCGCGTTCGTGGTGGCGTTTCTCATCAACGTCGCGGTGGTCGTCGTCGCCGGATCCATCTGCAGCGCAGGCAACCTCTCCCCGGACGAAGCGAACACGTGCAGCGACCTCACCCTGCAGTCCACCCCTCTATTGCTCAGG AATGTTTTGGGGAGATCAAGCTCCGTCGTGTACGCTGTTGCGCTGCTGGCTTCCGGGCAGAGCACCACCATTAGCTGCACATTTGCTGGGCAGGTTATCATGCAG GGGTTCCTGGACATGAGGATGAAGAACTGGGTGCGGAACCTGATCACGCGAGTCATCGCCATCGCTCCCAGCCTCATCGTCTCCGTCGTCAGCGGGCCGTCAGGCGCCGGCAAGCTCATCATCTTCTCATCG ATGGTGCTGTCGTTTGAGCTGCCATTCGCGCTCATCCCGCTCCTCAAGTTCTGCAACAGCAGCAAGAAAGTCGGGCCCCTCAAGGAATCCATCTAC ACGGTGGTGATCGCGTGGATGCTGAGCTTCGCGCTCATCGTGGTGAACACCTACTTCCTGGTGTGGACGTACGTGGACTGGCTGGTGCACAACCACCTCCCCAAGTACGCCAACGCGCTCGTCTCCATCGTCGTCTTCGCGCTCATGGCCGCCTACCTCGTCTTCGTCGTCTACCTCACGTTCAGGAGGGACGCGGTGGCCACGTACGTGCCGGTGTCGGAGCGCGCGCAGGCGCAGGCGGAGGACGGCACCGGGGTGCAGGCGGTggcggccgccgccgacgccgaccaGCCGGCGCCGTTCAGGAAGGACCTGGCTGATGCCTCCATGTAG
- the LOC136475600 gene encoding probable ATP synthase 24 kDa subunit, mitochondrial, translating to MALAARLVSRSRQLYSVQVAFGNGGGTQVRSFAKDAAPADRPPVSGDDLLKGIFFEVKKKFETALGVLKKEKITIDPDDPAAVSRYAQVMKTVREKADLLSDSQRIKYTIETFTKGIPDARNYLNTLQQIRIKSGLIDHLGIEPLMMEALEKIEKDIKKPLLRSDKKNMATLLAEFDKINKKLGIRKEDLPKIEEELELEIAKSELTELKKECVEAMETQLKREEFQDEEMPDVRKLDIRNFL from the exons ATGGCGCTGGCCGCTCGCCTCGTCTCGCGCTCCCGTCAG CTATATTCAGTTCAAGTGGCTTTTGGTAATGGAGGTGGCACTCAAGTTCGCTCCTTTGCCAAGGATGCAGCTCCAGCTGACCGTCCTCCTGTCAGTGGGGATG ATCTCCTGAAGGGCATATTCTTTGAGGTAAAGAAGAAGTTTGAGACAGCTCTTGGTGTCCTTAAAAAGGAAAAGATCACTATTGACCCAGATGACCCAGCGGCAGTTTCTCGTTATGCCCAAGTCATGAAGACTGTAAGGGAAAA GGCGGATCTTCTTTCTGATTCTCAAAGGATTAAATATACCATTGAGACCTTCACCAAGGGCATCCCTGATGCACGGAATTACTTGAATACTCTTCAACAGATCAGAATAAA GAGTGGTCTTATAGATCATCTTGGAATTGAGCCTTTGATGATGGAAGCTCTTGAGAAAATTGAGAAGGACATTAAGAAACCACTTTTGAGGAGTGACAAGAAGAACATGGCCACCCTCTTGGCAGAGTTTGACAAGATTAACAAAAA GCTTGGCATTCGGAAGGAGGATCTTCCCAAGATCGAGGAAGAGCTTGAATTGGAAATTGCCAAAAGTGAGCTGACTGAACTTAAGAAGGAATGTGTTGAAGCAATGGAGACTCAACTCAAGAG GGAGGAGTTTCAAGATGAGGAGATGCCTGATGTCAGGAAATTGGACATCAGAAACTTCCTGTAG
- the LOC136475598 gene encoding uncharacterized protein codes for MNSLLRPALPGPTPILSARRRVSPPPAPVRVGSAALVGGGRRCRRGLAVAASGAPSWMEEAGVDVLEEGGRWNPSVSDSYRPAGLPRPNATVLEAQARVCTGPAQTRPLGEEQAMRVLDTILRSAMGELKEEPVSSAQLGAFFAGMTIRANSFPEATQWSEGERRAMSIFWPRLVQVLPPEVKFIADPEGTIMGANGLTGPRYVGQGTGEMRLVGALREVLAGGHLGYEEVQCVLKDILPIGSSSDLTEVSEALLAAFFIGQRMNRETDRELKAYCLAFDDELGPPPVADIKSLTHYGEPYDGNTRFFRSTLFVAAVRACYGESCLLHGVEWMPPKGGITEGQMLKFMGANIHLSPTQAKILLEDETTGFAYLNLQEACPPLYSIIGLREHIKKRPPLATSEKVQQFVRARGREAMVAGFYHEGYEDPLLMLMRRRIVHAGLVVKGEEGALSMTTKERSAHASKGLPVNHCSGFRTPNRINSSETDGISRESFRVIVNAQELGFESTETPRTDRSILKNLELGLAALGGEKGAAYDRIVLNAAMADHLLGCSGAEDINTALDRAREAIDSGEALRRLMSYIKISHRVS; via the exons ATGAACTCTCTCCTGAGGCCGGCGCTGCCGGGGCCGACGCCGATCCTGAGCGCGAGGCGCCGGGTCTCGCCGCCTCCAGCTCCGGTGCGGGTCGGCTCGGCGGCGCTGGTCGGCGGCGGGCGCAGATGCCGGCGGGGCCTGGCAGTGGCGGCGTCGGGGGCTCCGTCGTGGATGGAGGAGGCCGGGGTGGACGTGCTGGAGGAGGGCGGGCGTTGGAACCCGTCGGTGTCGGACTCGTACCGCCCGGCGGGGCTGCCGCGGCCCAACGCCACGGTGCTGGAGGCGCAGGCGCGGGTGTGCACGGGGCCTGCACAGACACGCCCGCTCGGGGAGGAGCAGGCCATGCGCGTCCTCGACACTATCCTCCGCTCCG CAATGGGAGAACTCAAAGAGGAGCCAGTCTCTAGTGCACAGTTAGGTGCGTTCTTTGCAGGCATGACAATAAGAGCTAACTCGTTTCCAGAGGCCACGCAGTGGAGCGAGGGCGAGCGACGCGCCATGAGCATATTTTGGCCACGCCTTGTGCAAGTCCTTCCTCCTGAGGTGAAGTTTATAGCAGACCCTGAAGGGACGATCATGGGTGCAAATGGTTTAACAGGGCCTCGGTATGTTGGCCAAGGAACTGGAGAGATGAGACTTGTAGGTGCTTTGAGGGAAGTGCTTGCTGGTGGCCATTTAGGTTATGAGGAGGTTCAATGTGTACTAAAGGATATTCTACCAATTGGATCAAGTTCAGATTTGACGGAGGTTAGTGAAGCACTGCTAGCGGCATTTTTTATTGGACAGCGGATGAATAGAGAAACTGATCGTGAGCTCAAAGCGTATTGCCTAGCCTTTGATGATGAACTAG GTCCTCCTCCGGTTGCTGATATCAAGTCCTTGACACACTATGGTGAACCATATGATGGTAACACGCGCTTTTTTAGGAGTACTCTATTTGTTGCAGCGGTTCGAGCCTGCTATGGTGAATCATGCCTCCTCCATGGTGTTGAATGGATGCCACCCAAG GGTGGAATAACAGAAGGACAAATGCTCAAATTCATGGGCGCAAACATACACTTATCTCCAACACAAGCCAAGATACTGTTGGAG GATGAGACTACTGGTTTTGCATATTTGAATCTTCAAGAAGCTTGTCCACCATT ATATTCGATTATTGGCCTCAGGGAGCATATTAAGAAACGGCCACCATTGGCTACCTCTGAGAAAGTTCAACAATTTGTGAGG GCACGGGGGAGAGAAGCAATGGTTGCAGGATTTTATCATGAAGGCTATGAAGATCCCTTGCTTATGCTGATGAGAAGGAGAATTGTTCACGCTGGACTAGTTGTAAAG GGTGAGGAAGGTGCACTTTCAATGACAACCAAGGAAAGATCAGCTCATGCATCAAAGGGACTTCCTGTTAACCACTGTTCAGGGTTTCGGACACCAAACAGGATAAATTCCTCTGAGACTGATG GTATTTCTAGAGAAAGCTTCAGGGTCATTGTGAATGCCCAGGAACTTGGTTTTGAATCCACTGAAACTCCAAGAACTGATAGATCA ATTCTAAAGAACTTGGAGCTTGGTCTGGCAGCACTAGGCGGCGAGAAAGGAGCAGCCTATGACCGAATAGTTCTTAATGCAGCTATGGCTGACCACTTGCTAGGCTGCAGCGGAGCAGAGGATATCAACACTGCACTTGACCGGGCGAGGGAAGCCATTGATAGCGGTGAAGCTCTGAGAAGGCTCATGAGTTACATAAAGATCTCGCACAGAGTGTCCTAG